One region of Halodesulfovibrio sp. MK-HDV genomic DNA includes:
- a CDS encoding 30S ribosomal protein S1, whose protein sequence is METMENNSLEAEMSFEAALEDYLSSDFGELDEGSIVKGEIVRVDSDYVLVDVNFKSEGQIPASEFADADGAVSVGVGDKVDVFVVRKNEMEGTITLSFEKAKRMQMFDQLEEVQEKNSVVTGRIVRRIKGGYTVDLGGIDAFLPGSHVDLRPVPDMDALVNEEFEFRVLKINRRRSNVIVSRRVLLEEERDSKRQDLLVTLNEGQIVVGKAKNITEYGVFVDLGGLDGLLHITDMSWKRIRHPKELVQLGQELELKILSFDKDNQKVSLGLKQLVEDPWQDITAKFPEGQRLSGKVTNLVDYGAFVELEPGVEGLVHISEMSWTRKLRHPSQMVRVGDEVEVVILGVDEDKKRISLGMKQVKPNPWEIVAEKYPEGTILEGVIKNITEFGMFIGIEDGIDGLIHVSDISWTKKIRHPNELFQVGDTVQAKVLTVDQDSEKFTLGVKQLSEDPWSKVPSNYPNGTIVEGLVTNITDFGLFVEVEEGIEGLVHVSEISQKKVKSPSEMFKEGVTIKAKVIHVSAEERRLGLSIKQLQEPEERSKKPREFRSGGSDAGQQTLGDIFKQLEDAGEEA, encoded by the coding sequence ATGGAAACCATGGAAAATAACTCACTCGAAGCTGAAATGAGCTTTGAGGCTGCACTTGAAGATTACCTCAGCTCCGATTTTGGTGAGCTGGATGAAGGTTCAATCGTTAAGGGCGAAATCGTTCGCGTGGACAGTGATTATGTTCTCGTTGATGTTAACTTTAAGTCAGAAGGTCAGATCCCTGCTTCCGAGTTTGCAGATGCAGACGGCGCGGTTAGCGTAGGCGTTGGGGACAAAGTGGATGTTTTCGTTGTTCGCAAGAACGAGATGGAAGGCACCATTACCCTTTCGTTTGAAAAAGCAAAACGCATGCAGATGTTCGACCAGCTCGAAGAAGTTCAGGAAAAGAACTCCGTCGTTACTGGCCGCATTGTACGTCGTATCAAAGGTGGCTACACAGTCGACCTCGGTGGCATTGATGCCTTCCTTCCTGGCTCCCATGTCGATCTGCGCCCTGTGCCAGACATGGACGCGCTCGTGAACGAAGAGTTTGAATTCCGTGTGCTGAAAATCAACCGTCGTCGTAGCAACGTTATCGTTTCTCGCCGTGTACTTCTTGAAGAAGAACGCGACTCCAAACGTCAGGACCTTCTCGTTACTCTTAACGAAGGCCAGATTGTTGTTGGTAAAGCGAAAAACATCACCGAATATGGTGTATTCGTTGACCTCGGCGGCCTCGACGGCCTCCTGCATATCACTGATATGTCTTGGAAGCGCATTCGCCATCCTAAAGAGCTCGTTCAGCTCGGTCAGGAACTCGAACTGAAAATTCTCAGCTTCGATAAAGATAACCAGAAAGTATCTCTCGGCCTTAAACAGCTCGTAGAAGATCCTTGGCAGGATATCACCGCGAAATTCCCTGAAGGACAGCGTCTCAGCGGCAAGGTTACAAACCTCGTTGATTACGGTGCATTCGTGGAACTCGAGCCAGGCGTTGAAGGTCTCGTACACATTTCTGAAATGTCTTGGACTCGTAAACTCCGCCACCCATCCCAGATGGTACGCGTAGGTGACGAAGTTGAAGTAGTTATCCTCGGCGTAGACGAAGATAAAAAACGCATTTCTCTTGGCATGAAGCAAGTTAAGCCAAACCCATGGGAAATTGTTGCTGAGAAATACCCTGAAGGTACTATCCTTGAAGGTGTTATCAAGAACATCACCGAATTCGGTATGTTCATCGGCATTGAAGACGGCATTGATGGCCTGATTCACGTTTCCGATATCTCTTGGACCAAAAAGATCCGTCACCCTAATGAACTCTTCCAGGTTGGCGACACTGTACAGGCGAAAGTTCTTACAGTTGATCAGGACAGTGAAAAATTCACCCTCGGTGTTAAACAGCTTTCCGAAGATCCTTGGTCTAAAGTTCCTTCTAACTACCCTAACGGCACCATCGTTGAAGGTCTTGTTACCAACATCACCGACTTTGGTCTCTTCGTAGAAGTAGAAGAAGGCATTGAAGGTCTCGTTCACGTTTCTGAAATCTCTCAGAAAAAAGTGAAATCCCCTTCTGAAATGTTCAAAGAAGGCGTAACTATCAAAGCTAAAGTTATCCACGTTAGCGCTGAAGAACGTCGTCTCGGACTTTCAATCAAACAGCTCCAGGAACCTGAAGAACGCAGCAAAAAGCCTCGTGAATTCCGCTCCGGCGGTTCCGATGCGGGTCAGCAGACCCTCGGCGATATCTTCAAGCAGCTTGAGGATGCAGGCGAAGAAGCCTAA
- the rimO gene encoding 30S ribosomal protein S12 methylthiotransferase RimO, with product MINIYSISLGCPKNRVDTEWLLGAVSEEITPVEAPENADLVLINTCGFIQPAIEESVQTILQAVADVEDIATGKRPLIAVVGCLVGRFGENDLSSEIPEVNLWLTNTQMEEWPEMIAKAMKLPLIKDPLRLISTGPSYAYLKISDGCNHNCAFCTIPSIRGDLRTTPAETVVRDAKHALAQGVKELIFVAQDVTAYGRELGLKHGLRELLDKILPLDGLERLRLMYLYPAGLSVEFLKYLRDAGEPFVPYFDVPIQHAHSDVLSRMGRPFARNPREVIDRIRDIFPEAAIRTSIIVGYPGETEEQWEYLRDFIIETRFHHLGVFAYQAEDGTPAAAMDNQIDDIEKEWRRDSLMEIQGDISEDILEQYEGQRMKVLVDSEHDEWPGLHVGRTWFQAPEVDGITYVSGPGVEPGAMVDAEIVDTRDYDLVALA from the coding sequence ATGATTAATATTTATTCAATAAGCCTTGGGTGCCCTAAAAACAGGGTAGATACCGAATGGCTTTTAGGCGCTGTAAGCGAAGAGATTACGCCGGTTGAAGCACCGGAAAATGCTGATCTGGTACTCATTAACACTTGCGGCTTTATTCAGCCTGCAATTGAAGAGTCCGTGCAGACAATTTTACAAGCCGTTGCCGATGTTGAAGACATAGCGACAGGCAAACGTCCGCTTATCGCAGTTGTAGGCTGCCTTGTAGGACGTTTTGGCGAAAACGATCTTTCATCCGAGATTCCTGAAGTTAACCTGTGGTTGACCAACACCCAGATGGAAGAATGGCCGGAAATGATTGCGAAAGCTATGAAGCTCCCTCTCATTAAAGACCCGCTTCGTCTTATCTCCACAGGCCCTTCATACGCGTACTTGAAGATTAGTGATGGTTGTAACCACAACTGTGCGTTCTGTACCATCCCTTCCATTCGTGGTGATTTACGTACCACACCAGCAGAGACCGTTGTGCGTGATGCAAAGCATGCCCTTGCTCAGGGTGTTAAAGAGCTCATCTTCGTAGCGCAGGACGTAACAGCGTACGGCCGGGAACTGGGCTTAAAACACGGATTGCGTGAACTGTTAGATAAGATCCTGCCGCTGGACGGTCTTGAGCGTTTACGTCTCATGTACCTGTACCCTGCGGGCTTATCAGTAGAATTTTTGAAATATCTGCGTGATGCTGGCGAGCCGTTTGTTCCGTACTTTGATGTACCTATCCAGCACGCACACTCAGATGTTCTGTCCCGCATGGGTCGCCCGTTTGCACGCAACCCGCGCGAAGTGATCGACCGCATCCGTGATATTTTTCCGGAAGCCGCAATTCGTACCAGTATTATTGTTGGCTACCCTGGAGAAACAGAAGAACAGTGGGAATACCTGCGTGACTTCATCATTGAAACACGCTTCCATCATCTGGGTGTTTTTGCATATCAGGCAGAAGACGGTACACCTGCTGCTGCCATGGACAACCAGATTGATGATATAGAAAAAGAATGGCGCCGTGATTCACTCATGGAAATTCAGGGCGACATTAGTGAAGATATTTTGGAACAGTACGAAGGCCAGCGCATGAAAGTGCTCGTTGATAGTGAACATGACGAGTGGCCGGGACTGCATGTAGGTCGTACTTGGTTCCAAGCTCCAGAAGTGGATGGCATTACATACGTAAGCGGCCCCGGTGTAGAACCGGGAGCAATGGTAGACGCAGAAATTGTGGATACACGCGACTACGATTTAGTAGCACTCGCGTAA
- a CDS encoding nitrogen regulation protein NR(II): MENKQAVEADKEIFTTLNIATIGYRSTFRELLMHLFSTEMPDGVVRIKVRAIACAPQDELPGLMCLDGVDFYDSVEELCENIDDVNIVFDLSEEGKYLEYVKQHTPAGVSVVGGEALIAFRKSPVDPAVLDAQACNLDRALGLFSTFVDQAAEEFWLLDTDGTVLDANAAVLESPRDLEFEGAEGTLINNILLYAQQPDNAVLKAVKTAKRADQVVTKITGNGELQYFGISAYPAVKRDGTVRSIILTRKDITENYFMVRKLQQTEKLAAIGEMSAFVAHEIRNPLFAIGGFARALLKQKNLNEKDTKKVKIIYNESKRLEKILKIILNFARPAPGESGEIDVNEVITEALGLLRMRFESQGGIVTTNLNVGVAKVRGNPDQLKQCVINGIKNGFEAMPNGGTMRVETTLSADNWVIVRIMDSGEGIPNDVREHLFNPFFTTKSGGSGLGLAMTKKIIEGMGGKVKLRSKIHKGTILSFYLPPISATSPDFGKKDSATDDDGDEVANSANVGFLSGPMKFFR, from the coding sequence GTGGAAAATAAGCAAGCCGTTGAGGCCGATAAAGAGATATTCACTACGCTTAACATAGCGACCATCGGGTATCGTAGCACATTTCGAGAGCTGTTGATGCATCTTTTTTCTACAGAAATGCCTGACGGCGTAGTGAGAATTAAAGTGCGAGCAATCGCGTGTGCACCTCAAGATGAGTTGCCGGGATTGATGTGTCTTGACGGCGTCGATTTCTATGACAGTGTAGAGGAGCTATGCGAGAATATAGATGATGTCAACATAGTCTTCGACCTTTCAGAAGAAGGTAAATATCTAGAGTATGTTAAGCAGCATACGCCAGCCGGAGTTTCCGTGGTCGGCGGAGAAGCTTTGATTGCTTTTAGAAAATCTCCTGTTGATCCCGCAGTGTTAGATGCGCAGGCATGTAACCTCGATAGAGCTCTTGGGCTGTTCAGCACCTTTGTTGATCAGGCAGCAGAGGAATTTTGGCTTCTGGATACTGACGGCACTGTTCTGGATGCTAATGCTGCTGTTTTGGAAAGTCCGCGAGACCTTGAGTTTGAGGGTGCGGAAGGGACGCTCATTAACAATATATTATTGTATGCCCAGCAGCCGGATAATGCTGTTCTTAAGGCAGTGAAGACAGCAAAGCGCGCAGATCAGGTTGTCACAAAAATCACCGGTAACGGAGAACTCCAATATTTCGGGATCTCGGCGTATCCGGCTGTAAAACGCGACGGTACGGTGCGATCGATAATTTTAACGCGCAAAGATATTACAGAAAACTACTTTATGGTGCGTAAGCTCCAGCAGACGGAAAAACTTGCAGCCATTGGTGAAATGTCCGCCTTTGTTGCGCATGAAATACGGAACCCGCTGTTTGCCATTGGCGGCTTTGCTCGCGCATTGCTTAAGCAGAAAAATTTGAATGAAAAAGATACAAAGAAAGTTAAAATTATCTACAACGAGTCAAAACGGCTGGAGAAAATTTTAAAAATCATTCTTAATTTTGCTCGTCCTGCCCCTGGAGAAAGCGGCGAAATTGATGTAAATGAAGTGATTACAGAAGCCCTTGGCTTGCTCCGAATGCGATTTGAGTCCCAAGGGGGAATCGTTACAACCAACCTGAATGTAGGCGTAGCAAAAGTTCGCGGAAATCCTGACCAGCTGAAGCAGTGCGTTATTAACGGCATAAAAAATGGTTTTGAAGCCATGCCTAATGGCGGAACAATGCGTGTTGAAACAACGCTTAGTGCTGATAATTGGGTAATCGTCCGCATAATGGATTCCGGTGAAGGTATTCCAAATGATGTGCGCGAACATTTGTTTAATCCATTTTTTACCACCAAAAGTGGTGGTTCGGGCCTTGGTCTTGCCATGACGAAAAAAATTATCGAGGGCATGGGCGGTAAGGTGAAGCTGCGTAGTAAAATTCATAAGGGAACAATTCTTTCATTTTATCTTCCACCTATTTCCGCTACGTCTCCAGATTTTGGCAAAAAGGATTCCGCTACTGATGATGATGGTGATGAAGTGGCTAATTCTGCAAATGTAGGATTTTTAAGTGGGCCTATGAAGTTTTTCCGATAA
- the rdgB gene encoding RdgB/HAM1 family non-canonical purine NTP pyrophosphatase, with protein sequence MEKIIVLATRNAGKIAELEKTLSEYGLSVRGLNDYPEIGEIVEDGDTFEENSLIKARTVAKLTGRVAVADDSGLEVDALNKAPGVYSARYSDDTPNLKADTRDKRNNEKLLMELAGEPFENRTARFRCVMSACSPSGNCITASGAWEGFIGTEEKGDNGFGYDPLFIDRKDGSVSALLTREEKNKRSHRGNALAALLTQWDEFWKQHGR encoded by the coding sequence ATGGAAAAAATTATTGTGCTCGCAACCCGCAACGCAGGCAAAATAGCAGAGCTTGAAAAAACTTTGAGTGAGTACGGATTGTCAGTACGAGGTCTTAATGACTATCCTGAAATCGGTGAGATTGTAGAAGACGGTGACACCTTTGAAGAGAATTCTCTCATTAAAGCCCGCACAGTAGCAAAGCTGACAGGCAGGGTTGCAGTGGCAGATGACTCCGGTCTTGAAGTTGATGCATTGAATAAAGCTCCGGGTGTGTATTCAGCACGTTACAGCGATGATACTCCTAACTTGAAAGCTGATACTCGTGACAAACGTAATAACGAAAAATTACTTATGGAGCTTGCCGGTGAGCCGTTTGAGAATCGCACTGCCCGTTTTCGTTGTGTGATGTCTGCATGTTCCCCCTCCGGCAATTGCATTACAGCATCCGGCGCATGGGAAGGCTTTATCGGCACTGAAGAAAAAGGTGATAATGGCTTTGGGTATGATCCATTGTTCATTGACAGAAAAGACGGTTCCGTTTCTGCATTACTTACACGCGAAGAAAAGAATAAACGCTCCCATCGTGGCAATGCTCTCGCAGCTCTTCTTACCCAATGGGATGAGTTCTGGAAGCAGCACGGTCGATAG
- a CDS encoding amino acid permease yields MNSKAFSAGCIVAGSTIGAGMLGLPMAVGNLGFTMSCVLLVFMWALALYSGLLLVEVDMQVGPGLNFNKMVKKVLGWPGQVVAVLSLGFLLYALLVAYITGMGSILSDTYHFADYGAGTSMCSTIFAVIMAFIVFCGTKTILRFNNLFFIVMVCAMSFAFFSLSSTVDVDNLLAVAPNYDYLLGSLPILFAAYGYHFCIPSTCKIVEGNKNILYWAIIGGTIVPLVCYTLWLFLALGSVPMSQIAAMNGNVDSLIVAIAQDSVFIKAVLSVFASFALVTSFFGVSLSLYDLASETLNLGESQLHRVLATIAVFLPPIVAANLSPGSFIAALAHAGIGFAVLCLCLPCAMSWKLRNERKQTNTEAPYEVAGGKLTIAFASACGVFIIFAAFNA; encoded by the coding sequence ATGAATAGTAAAGCTTTTAGTGCTGGGTGTATCGTCGCAGGTTCAACTATTGGTGCTGGTATGCTTGGCTTACCAATGGCTGTCGGAAATCTCGGATTCACCATGAGCTGTGTTTTACTTGTCTTCATGTGGGCACTTGCGCTCTATTCCGGCTTACTGCTTGTAGAGGTAGACATGCAGGTCGGCCCGGGATTGAACTTCAATAAAATGGTTAAAAAAGTATTAGGATGGCCGGGGCAAGTCGTTGCCGTATTAAGCCTTGGTTTCCTTCTTTATGCACTGCTTGTTGCATACATTACAGGTATGGGCAGTATCCTTTCAGACACCTACCATTTTGCAGATTACGGTGCAGGCACCTCAATGTGCTCAACCATTTTTGCTGTTATCATGGCTTTTATTGTATTCTGTGGAACCAAAACGATTTTACGATTCAACAACTTGTTCTTCATAGTCATGGTCTGTGCCATGTCCTTTGCATTCTTCTCACTCAGCTCTACAGTTGATGTCGACAATCTACTCGCTGTCGCCCCTAACTACGACTACTTGCTGGGCAGCTTGCCAATCCTATTTGCTGCATACGGCTACCACTTCTGTATTCCGAGTACCTGCAAGATTGTTGAAGGCAACAAAAACATCCTTTACTGGGCAATCATCGGCGGTACGATAGTTCCTCTTGTTTGCTACACCCTGTGGCTCTTCCTTGCTCTCGGCAGTGTGCCTATGTCCCAAATCGCAGCAATGAACGGTAACGTAGATTCCCTGATCGTTGCTATTGCACAGGACTCTGTTTTCATTAAAGCAGTTCTCTCTGTGTTCGCATCTTTTGCGCTGGTAACTTCTTTCTTCGGTGTTTCCTTATCATTATACGACCTCGCTTCAGAAACCTTGAATCTTGGCGAATCACAGTTACACCGAGTTCTCGCAACTATCGCTGTATTCTTACCACCAATCGTTGCTGCAAACCTTTCTCCGGGCAGCTTTATTGCCGCTCTCGCTCATGCAGGTATCGGCTTTGCAGTACTCTGTCTCTGTCTGCCATGTGCTATGAGTTGGAAATTGCGTAACGAACGCAAGCAAACAAATACTGAAGCCCCATACGAAGTTGCAGGCGGCAAACTAACAATCGCCTTTGCTTCTGCATGTGGCGTATTCATTATCTTTGCAGCCTTTAACGCGTAA
- the argC gene encoding N-acetyl-gamma-glutamyl-phosphate reductase — protein MAQTKVGLVGVTGYTGMELMRLLQTHDHFELVRVTSRAEAGKKLRDIYPFMQGMENGELLITEPDADDLAEACDLVFLAVPHRTAMEIAAVLLEKGLKVVDLSADFRLRSKDEYEHWYACEHTQSGLLDQAAYGLPELYSDAIIQAQLVANPGCYPTSAILGLYPALKEGFILKSGIVVDSKSGTTGAGRKASVGSLFCEVSDNFKAYGLTTHRHTPEIEQELSVIAEDDITVSFNTHLLPINRGILSTIYTTLTEEMTLDDVHAIYEEAYRTHPWVRVLPMGKLPETKHVRGTMFCDIGLAVDKRTNRLIIVSAIDNLCRGASGQALANANLMCGIAINEGLKLAPLLP, from the coding sequence ATGGCACAGACTAAAGTAGGCTTAGTAGGGGTTACCGGATACACCGGAATGGAACTGATGCGCCTTTTGCAGACTCATGATCACTTCGAATTGGTGCGTGTTACTTCACGTGCTGAAGCCGGAAAAAAATTACGCGACATTTACCCGTTCATGCAAGGCATGGAAAATGGTGAACTGTTGATTACTGAACCGGACGCGGATGATCTTGCAGAGGCGTGTGATCTCGTTTTCCTCGCAGTACCACATCGTACAGCAATGGAAATCGCTGCTGTTCTGCTGGAAAAAGGTCTTAAAGTTGTAGACCTCTCCGCAGACTTCCGCCTGCGAAGCAAAGATGAATACGAACACTGGTATGCCTGCGAGCACACCCAGAGTGGACTGCTGGATCAGGCAGCATACGGTCTTCCGGAATTATACTCCGACGCAATTATTCAGGCACAGCTTGTTGCAAACCCGGGTTGCTACCCGACATCTGCAATTCTCGGACTGTATCCTGCGCTTAAAGAAGGATTTATCCTCAAAAGCGGCATCGTTGTTGATTCAAAATCCGGCACCACTGGTGCAGGCCGCAAAGCTAGCGTAGGCTCCCTCTTTTGCGAAGTTTCAGACAACTTCAAAGCTTATGGACTCACCACTCACCGCCATACGCCGGAAATCGAACAGGAACTTTCTGTTATTGCAGAAGACGATATTACCGTCTCCTTCAATACTCATCTGCTGCCAATAAACCGCGGCATTTTGTCCACTATCTACACCACTCTGACCGAAGAGATGACATTGGACGACGTGCACGCAATTTACGAAGAAGCCTACCGCACCCACCCGTGGGTACGAGTTTTGCCAATGGGCAAACTTCCGGAAACCAAGCACGTTCGTGGAACCATGTTCTGTGATATTGGTCTTGCAGTAGATAAGCGTACCAACCGTCTTATCATCGTAAGTGCTATCGACAACCTCTGTCGTGGTGCCTCCGGTCAGGCGCTGGCCAACGCAAACCTTATGTGTGGTATTGCCATCAACGAAGGGCTCAAATTAGCTCCATTGTTGCCATAA
- a CDS encoding DUF1844 domain-containing protein codes for MADQNSQHSEMPEVNFSTFILSIGSSALVQLGEVPDPESGQIMENLLAAKHSIDILSMLQDKTKSCLENDEQQLLDTLLYDLRMKYVLKTK; via the coding sequence ATGGCTGACCAGAATTCCCAACACTCCGAAATGCCGGAAGTGAATTTTTCCACGTTTATTCTTTCAATCGGCTCTTCTGCTCTGGTACAACTTGGTGAAGTACCAGATCCTGAAAGCGGTCAGATAATGGAAAACCTGCTCGCAGCAAAGCATTCCATTGATATTCTGTCCATGTTGCAGGATAAAACAAAGTCCTGCCTCGAAAATGATGAACAGCAGTTGCTCGATACACTGCTCTACGATCTACGTATGAAATACGTATTGAAGACCAAGTAA
- a CDS encoding alanine--glyoxylate aminotransferase family protein: MLNKNRLLAPGPTPVPERVRLALAQDMIHHRKPEFKAIMAQVQQRLQKLFGTTQPVLSLACSGTGVMTAAVTNLFSPGEKVLVIEAGKFGERWAEICEASNVAVEKLVFDWGQAATAEAVAKMLDLHPDCKGVLIQLSETSTGVLHPVQEIANVLKDRDILLVVDGISAVSISPCFMDDWNIDCLLTGSQKGLMLPPGLGLIACSDKAWKKAESVTPSCFYFNLRAEKQKILQDQTLFTTPVSLIVGLNESLAMFEETGFDVIFKKQWALTMMARTALTAMGLELFAKDHFTWGLTSVLVPENVDATAVLAYANENFGVILAGGQAHMKGRLVRIGHMGWVDWADLAAGLHAFAEGCKACGGTIESGYLEKGLHAYHSALNVSDK; the protein is encoded by the coding sequence GTGCTTAACAAAAATAGATTGTTAGCACCGGGGCCAACCCCGGTTCCAGAACGTGTCCGTCTCGCTTTAGCGCAAGACATGATCCATCACCGCAAGCCTGAGTTCAAAGCCATCATGGCACAGGTTCAACAGCGGTTACAGAAACTTTTCGGCACCACTCAACCAGTGCTTTCGCTGGCGTGTTCCGGCACAGGCGTTATGACTGCGGCAGTAACCAACCTTTTTTCTCCCGGTGAAAAAGTATTGGTTATCGAAGCTGGAAAATTCGGCGAACGTTGGGCAGAAATTTGTGAAGCCAGTAACGTTGCTGTGGAAAAACTTGTCTTCGATTGGGGACAAGCCGCTACTGCTGAAGCCGTTGCAAAGATGCTGGATCTCCATCCGGACTGTAAGGGTGTGCTCATCCAACTTTCTGAAACTTCCACCGGCGTACTGCATCCTGTTCAGGAAATAGCGAACGTACTAAAAGATCGCGATATACTGCTCGTTGTGGACGGAATTTCTGCTGTTTCCATTTCTCCATGCTTCATGGATGACTGGAACATTGATTGCCTACTTACCGGTTCACAAAAAGGACTTATGCTCCCTCCGGGACTGGGACTTATTGCATGCAGCGATAAAGCATGGAAGAAAGCAGAATCTGTTACTCCTTCCTGTTTCTATTTCAATCTGCGTGCTGAAAAACAGAAAATTTTACAAGATCAAACCTTATTCACAACGCCAGTAAGCCTCATAGTTGGCCTCAACGAAAGCCTTGCAATGTTTGAAGAAACAGGATTTGATGTTATTTTCAAAAAGCAATGGGCTTTGACCATGATGGCACGCACAGCCCTTACAGCAATGGGACTTGAACTGTTTGCTAAAGACCACTTCACTTGGGGTCTTACAAGTGTGCTTGTGCCGGAAAACGTAGATGCCACTGCCGTGCTAGCATATGCAAATGAGAACTTTGGAGTTATCTTAGCAGGTGGCCAAGCTCACATGAAAGGACGTCTTGTACGCATAGGCCACATGGGCTGGGTTGACTGGGCAGACCTTGCAGCTGGTCTCCATGCTTTTGCAGAAGGTTGCAAAGCTTGCGGCGGCACAATTGAGTCCGGATATCTTGAAAAAGGTCTGCACGCATACCACAGTGCATTGAACGTCTCTGATAAATAG